From a single Sulfolobus sp. E5-1-F genomic region:
- the cas1 gene encoding CRISPR-associated endonuclease Cas1 — protein MILIIKKAKVTRKGSDLIVETSKGVKEFSTLDVDMLVIIGSEVVIDSGTLLFLSSINAPVLIHGKRYDVVLVPPFLTSISEIRKAQYNISDSQGLFIARSFIEGKIKGMYNVAKYFSYIHKVYISNVDVRKIGEVKDIDSLRLAEAELSKAMWEELRKFLPKEFPGRKPRNDDPINRSIDYIYSLIYGICTHALMSAGLDPYYGFMHKNYPGRVSLTYDFSEMFKPFGIHVVISSVNKFSIDIDRKGYLESKSLIAITRNFYEMMSKRKLRSVIYAKANELKKSIVEFKAFSPYVYKPK, from the coding sequence ATGATACTAATTATAAAGAAGGCTAAGGTAACGAGGAAGGGTTCGGATTTAATTGTCGAGACTTCGAAGGGTGTTAAGGAGTTTAGCACGTTAGATGTGGATATGCTTGTTATTATAGGTAGTGAGGTGGTTATTGATAGTGGAACTCTGCTTTTCTTGTCCTCAATTAACGCTCCTGTTCTAATTCACGGGAAGAGATATGATGTTGTGTTGGTACCTCCTTTTCTGACGTCAATTTCTGAGATTAGGAAGGCTCAATATAATATTTCCGATTCTCAAGGTTTGTTTATTGCGAGGTCTTTTATAGAGGGTAAAATTAAGGGTATGTATAATGTAGCGAAGTACTTTTCGTATATTCATAAGGTTTATATTTCAAATGTTGATGTGAGGAAGATTGGTGAGGTGAAGGATATTGATTCGTTAAGGCTAGCTGAGGCGGAGTTGAGTAAGGCGATGTGGGAGGAGTTGAGGAAGTTTCTCCCCAAGGAATTTCCGGGTAGAAAGCCTAGGAATGATGATCCTATTAATAGGAGTATTGATTATATCTATTCTTTAATTTATGGAATTTGTACTCACGCGTTGATGTCGGCTGGTCTTGATCCGTATTATGGTTTTATGCATAAGAATTATCCTGGGAGGGTTTCTCTAACTTATGATTTTTCTGAAATGTTTAAGCCTTTTGGTATTCACGTTGTCATTTCGTCAGTGAATAAGTTTTCAATTGACATTGATAGGAAGGGTTATCTGGAGTCGAAGTCCTTAATTGCTATCACTAGGAATTTTTATGAAATGATGAGTAAGAGGAAGTTGAGGAGCGTTATTTACGCTAAGGCTAATGAGCTTAAGAAGAGTATAGTTGAATTCAAGGCTTTTTCGCCATATGTCTATAAGCCTAAGTGA
- a CDS encoding DEAD/DEAH box helicase, with the protein MSEVQLKVPAVYLPLGNLKINGIQLRKFQEDLFYELDNSRKILLEAPTGSGKTFSIIVLLSKLVFQGSKLPIIGIYPSRVLVYDQKKSIINTLKDMGFKEEKEDYYFTGQSRISNLQNCGKYMVKGEDNTCEKNISLVLVDLTSETNKKAYDILQNLKASDYLIMLTVPEYPYMYISHIGKVEDFSRVIEAVAKGKVNNLQIRKSNIEHIFNEFTKYFNGYFFIDEYHLYTGLARASLYTLIRMIDDFNSSQPIHKFVFSSATPLSGIHVDKVIRAQTFPNGSKIRKDTTLIFHLTNKTNAQEALVDYVTSLQTNGRRSNSNNNRKVGIIVDRVYYISKICEKIQAAVVWGLDRDYGLCRKSSDIKNEKVIVGNSAISFGIDIPDLDEGYIHSHDAETAIQRIGRFGRHGEGSAEIHIFTTAKYSVVNFLNSVKDKPLSLFEYVDVIRKVFKSREDDKLDQIPLSKERSEIIYKTYEYLKLISQSSEMLQIKGYTPPQVSGLIKLRPSAEDYFKVFAYRPGRIVGKWCNGNEDDLFTLIRNFEYDKNNGCFKETPSRQNPEVYLENIPQNKFYSFLEFDQISKPLININGLTLRLNVIKGLEDSYVLIITEDDMKGLWDDFYEMARLVASYASAFVSCYKKNRRINNRQEYECDSVDALLLFI; encoded by the coding sequence ATGAGTGAAGTACAGCTTAAAGTACCCGCAGTTTATCTACCTCTAGGAAATCTGAAGATAAACGGTATTCAATTAAGGAAATTTCAAGAAGACCTATTTTACGAACTTGACAATTCCAGAAAAATCTTATTAGAAGCCCCAACAGGCTCTGGAAAAACCTTCTCTATCATAGTCCTCCTATCGAAACTAGTATTCCAAGGCTCAAAATTACCCATTATTGGAATATACCCCTCTAGAGTACTAGTTTACGATCAAAAGAAGTCAATAATTAATACGCTTAAGGACATGGGATTCAAGGAGGAAAAGGAGGACTATTATTTCACAGGGCAGTCAAGAATAAGCAACCTACAAAATTGTGGAAAATACATGGTAAAAGGAGAGGATAACACGTGCGAAAAGAACATTAGCTTAGTTTTAGTGGATTTGACAAGTGAAACTAATAAGAAAGCTTATGACATTTTACAAAATTTGAAAGCTAGTGACTACTTGATAATGTTAACAGTACCAGAGTACCCATATATGTATATTTCTCATATAGGTAAAGTGGAGGATTTCAGCAGAGTAATAGAAGCAGTAGCGAAGGGAAAAGTGAATAATTTACAAATAAGGAAAAGTAACATAGAACATATATTCAATGAGTTTACTAAATACTTTAACGGATATTTCTTTATAGATGAGTATCACTTATATACTGGGCTTGCTAGAGCTTCACTTTACACTTTGATAAGAATGATAGACGATTTCAACTCCTCGCAACCAATACACAAGTTCGTTTTCTCATCAGCCACACCGTTAAGTGGTATTCATGTGGATAAGGTAATAAGAGCCCAAACGTTCCCTAATGGGTCTAAAATAAGAAAGGACACGACGTTAATTTTCCACTTAACAAACAAAACTAACGCACAAGAGGCACTAGTAGATTACGTAACGTCATTACAAACAAATGGCAGAAGAAGTAATAGTAACAACAATAGAAAAGTTGGAATAATAGTTGATAGAGTGTATTATATAAGTAAAATTTGTGAGAAGATACAAGCTGCTGTTGTTTGGGGACTAGATAGAGATTATGGTCTTTGTAGAAAAAGCTCAGACATTAAAAATGAAAAAGTAATAGTTGGAAATAGCGCAATATCGTTTGGCATTGATATTCCAGATCTAGACGAAGGGTACATTCATTCCCACGATGCGGAAACCGCCATACAGAGAATAGGAAGGTTTGGAAGACATGGTGAAGGTAGTGCTGAAATTCACATTTTCACTACCGCTAAATATAGCGTCGTCAACTTCTTAAACTCAGTAAAGGATAAACCCCTCTCCCTTTTCGAATATGTCGATGTCATCAGAAAAGTCTTCAAAAGTAGAGAAGACGATAAGTTAGATCAGATTCCACTATCCAAGGAGAGGTCTGAAATAATATATAAGACATATGAGTATCTAAAGCTAATTTCACAGTCCTCAGAAATGTTACAAATAAAAGGTTATACCCCACCCCAAGTATCTGGATTAATAAAACTAAGGCCATCAGCCGAGGATTACTTCAAAGTATTTGCATATAGACCAGGGAGAATAGTTGGAAAATGGTGTAATGGAAATGAGGATGACCTCTTCACTCTAATAAGAAACTTCGAATACGATAAGAACAACGGATGTTTTAAGGAAACCCCATCCAGACAGAACCCAGAGGTTTACTTGGAGAACATTCCCCAGAATAAATTCTACTCATTTCTCGAATTCGACCAAATATCTAAGCCATTAATAAACATTAACGGATTAACATTAAGGTTGAACGTAATAAAAGGACTAGAGGATTCGTACGTTTTAATAATAACGGAAGACGATATGAAAGGATTATGGGACGACTTTTACGAAATGGCTAGATTAGTAGCAAGTTACGCCTCAGCATTTGTATCCTGCTATAAGAAAAATAGGAGAATTAATAACAGACAAGAATACGAATGTGATAGTGTTGATGCATTGTTACTGTTCATATAA
- a CDS encoding IS1 family transposase, which produces MDPVILAQLILLILRNLNLKPRKYELKDLALALAAYSLGVQITKIGIPPSTLYYYVKKVGIRRRREKRPTCPSCNSNRVVKNGSSRGKEKYKCKACGRTFYNTLKHRMDRKQRERILKEYLNRMSMRAISRVEGKPLTTIYSLMKRIGTKAFTSLVILRGQLKGFTAKSTVFDEFWTYLRVRHGKVRADLWIWTALSDGVPFYESGDRSYGTFRLLLSWLPRSGINYTDHYCVYQVLDKRVASKKYTYIVESHNSWCRSHLARLARDTRAVNRSQRMVEYSLALLNVMYPHVFSREITPLNETYLRAVQYIRDDLI; this is translated from the coding sequence ATGGATCCCGTAATCCTCGCACAACTAATACTTTTGATTTTAAGAAATTTAAATCTTAAGCCAAGAAAGTACGAGCTAAAGGATCTTGCACTAGCGTTAGCAGCATACTCCTTGGGAGTTCAGATCACGAAAATAGGAATCCCACCATCAACACTATACTACTACGTGAAGAAAGTGGGAATAAGAAGGAGAAGGGAGAAGAGACCAACATGCCCATCATGCAACTCCAACAGAGTAGTCAAGAACGGCTCATCCAGAGGGAAAGAAAAATACAAGTGTAAAGCGTGTGGAAGAACGTTTTACAACACGTTGAAGCACAGAATGGATAGAAAACAAAGGGAGAGAATCTTAAAGGAGTACTTGAACAGGATGAGCATGAGGGCGATATCAAGAGTTGAGGGAAAACCATTAACTACTATCTACAGCCTAATGAAGAGGATTGGAACAAAGGCCTTCACGAGCTTGGTAATATTGAGGGGTCAACTCAAGGGTTTCACTGCTAAGTCTACAGTGTTTGACGAGTTCTGGACTTATCTTCGTGTTAGGCATGGGAAGGTTAGAGCGGATCTCTGGATTTGGACTGCTCTTTCTGATGGGGTACCTTTTTACGAGTCTGGGGACAGAAGTTATGGGACTTTCCGTCTCCTCTTGAGCTGGTTACCTAGGAGTGGGATAAACTATACTGATCACTACTGTGTTTATCAAGTTCTTGATAAACGCGTAGCTAGTAAGAAGTACACTTACATTGTGGAGAGCCATAATTCTTGGTGTAGGTCTCATCTTGCTAGGTTAGCTAGGGATACTAGGGCTGTTAATAGGAGTCAGAGGATGGTGGAATATAGCTTGGCCTTGTTGAACGTTATGTATCCTCACGTATTCTCTAGGGAGATAACGCCCTTAAACGAGACTTACTTGAGGGCAGTACAGTATATTAGAGATGATCTGATATAA